GCCTTACACAATTTTCGGCTACAAAGGCAAACAGGTGCGCGACAACATTCACGCCTACGATCTGGTCAACGCTTTCTGGCATTTCTTCCGCGCGCCGCGCGCCGGGGCCGTTTACAACATTGGCGGTTCGCGCCACAGCAACTGCTCCATGCTGGAAGCTATTAATTACATTGCCGAATTGACTGGGCGAGAATTGAATTTCACTCTCTCTGATGAAGCCCGTTCCGGCGATCACATCTGGTGGATCAGCGACGTGCGCCGCTTTCAGCGCGATTATCCCGATTGGTCGTATCGTTACGACCAACGAAGCATCATCCGCGAAATCGTCGAGGCGATTCAGGAAAGGTCGGTGGCTGCATGAAACTTTCGGTCGTCATTCCCGCCCACAACGAAGAGGGTTGCATCGAAACAACTCTGCGAAGCCTGCACACCGCGCTGAAAGCCGAAACCATTTCGCACGAATTGCTG
The genomic region above belongs to Candidatus Hydrogenedentota bacterium and contains:
- a CDS encoding NAD-dependent epimerase yields the protein PYTIFGYKGKQVRDNIHAYDLVNAFWHFFRAPRAGAVYNIGGSRHSNCSMLEAINYIAELTGRELNFTLSDEARSGDHIWWISDVRRFQRDYPDWSYRYDQRSIIREIVEAIQERSVAA